The following proteins are co-located in the Desulfatitalea tepidiphila genome:
- a CDS encoding radical SAM protein — MHYEGNIIRPPSEANSILLQVTVGCSHNKCTFCGTYRGERFRIKPDDIIMQDIDFAAEHCRRQRRVFLCDGDALIIPQKRLLNILQTIRRKLPWVTRIGSYANTKSIAMKSDEELKELHANGLGILYMGLESGDDDTLKAINKRATAEKMITMGRRAKAAGFKLSITVILGIAGRERSQIHAEATGRVLSAIDPDYVGALSLMLVPNTPLYQDYREGRFPLLEPEEMLRELRTIFAHTHLSQGLFHANHASNYLPIRARLPRDREAVLDLIDKALAGQVPLKPEWLRGL, encoded by the coding sequence ATGCATTACGAAGGCAACATCATCCGGCCGCCCAGCGAGGCCAACTCCATTCTGCTGCAGGTAACGGTCGGTTGCTCGCACAACAAGTGCACTTTCTGCGGCACCTATCGGGGCGAGCGTTTCAGAATCAAACCCGACGACATCATCATGCAGGACATCGATTTCGCGGCTGAACATTGTCGGCGCCAGCGCCGCGTGTTTCTCTGCGACGGCGATGCCTTGATCATCCCCCAAAAGCGGTTGCTCAACATCCTGCAAACCATCCGCCGCAAGCTGCCCTGGGTGACCCGGATCGGTTCCTATGCCAACACCAAGAGCATCGCCATGAAAAGCGATGAGGAACTCAAGGAGTTGCACGCCAATGGATTGGGCATTCTTTACATGGGACTCGAGAGCGGGGATGACGACACCCTGAAGGCGATCAACAAACGCGCCACCGCCGAAAAGATGATCACCATGGGCCGACGGGCCAAGGCGGCTGGTTTCAAGCTGTCGATTACGGTCATTCTCGGCATTGCCGGACGCGAACGCTCCCAGATCCATGCCGAGGCCACGGGCCGGGTGCTTTCGGCCATCGATCCCGATTACGTGGGCGCCCTGAGCCTCATGCTGGTGCCCAACACCCCCCTTTACCAGGATTACCGCGAGGGCCGCTTCCCCCTGCTCGAACCCGAGGAGATGCTCCGGGAACTGCGCACCATTTTTGCCCACACCCATCTGTCCCAGGGGCTGTTTCATGCCAACCACGCATCGAATTATCTTCCCATCCGGGCCAGGCTGCCCCGGGACCGTGAGGCCGTGCTCGATCTCATCGACAAAGCCCTGGCCGGCCAGGTGCCCTTGAAACCGGAATGGCTCAGGGGATTGTAA
- a CDS encoding universal stress protein, with protein MKTIERILFPVDLTESSERLVPNVLTMAEKFNATVHVVFVVRIFQYFTDIYVAPPSISIFENELVEGARKKMDEFLTKHFNHLPNTQGEVLLGDPSDVIINYVQEKDIDMIVMGTHGRKGLDRVLFGSVAERVIKTARIPVLVVNPYHEKNA; from the coding sequence ATGAAAACCATCGAACGCATCCTGTTCCCCGTCGATCTGACCGAAAGCTCCGAACGGCTGGTGCCCAATGTCCTGACCATGGCGGAAAAATTCAACGCGACGGTGCACGTCGTTTTTGTGGTCCGGATCTTTCAGTATTTCACCGACATCTATGTCGCCCCGCCGTCGATTTCCATCTTTGAAAACGAGCTGGTCGAAGGCGCCCGCAAAAAAATGGACGAGTTTTTAACAAAGCATTTCAATCATCTGCCCAACACCCAGGGGGAAGTGTTGCTGGGTGATCCATCGGATGTCATTATCAATTATGTCCAGGAAAAGGACATCGATATGATCGTGATGGGAACCCATGGCCGCAAGGGGCTGGATCGCGTGCTGTTCGGCAGCGTGGCCGAGCGGGTGATCAAAACGGCCCGTATTCCGGTGCTGGTGGTCAATCCCTATCACGAGAAGAACGCTTAA
- a CDS encoding 2-hydroxyacid dehydrogenase: MKILVTGNLPEDITDRIRADYATRIHDLDRPMGRDALLSAVPEVDGLLCMITDRIDAELLDRAPRLKIVANFGVGYNNIDVAAATRHGVMVTNTPGVLTDSTADLAMALLLAVGRRIVESDRHTREGRFQFWAPFHFLGHEVSGTTLGIAGMGRIGQAVARRAKGFGMRVIYHNRNRLPADQEGRLEAHYVEWPALLAESDYLSLHVPLTDETRHLIGPAELAAMKPSAFLINTARGPVVDEAALVDALRSGRIAGAGLDVYENEPELTPGLTDLDNVVLLPHVGSATVATRRRMAAMAVDNLLAGLDGREPPNWVNANDMKARPASGQNT; the protein is encoded by the coding sequence TTGAAAATTCTGGTGACCGGCAATCTGCCGGAAGACATCACGGACCGCATACGCGCCGATTATGCGACCCGCATCCATGATCTGGATCGCCCCATGGGCCGCGATGCGCTGCTTTCCGCCGTGCCCGAGGTCGACGGACTCCTGTGCATGATCACCGACCGCATCGACGCGGAATTGCTCGACCGGGCGCCGCGCCTCAAGATCGTGGCCAACTTCGGGGTGGGCTACAACAACATCGACGTGGCGGCGGCCACCCGGCATGGGGTGATGGTGACCAACACGCCGGGCGTGCTTACCGACAGCACGGCCGATCTGGCCATGGCCCTGCTTCTGGCCGTCGGGCGCCGCATCGTTGAATCGGACCGCCACACCCGGGAAGGCCGCTTTCAGTTCTGGGCCCCGTTTCATTTCCTGGGGCACGAGGTGTCGGGCACCACTCTCGGCATCGCGGGCATGGGGCGCATCGGCCAGGCCGTGGCCCGCCGGGCCAAAGGGTTCGGCATGCGGGTGATCTATCACAACCGCAACCGCCTGCCGGCCGATCAGGAAGGCCGCCTGGAGGCGCACTATGTGGAATGGCCGGCCCTGCTGGCCGAGTCCGACTACCTCTCGCTGCACGTGCCCCTGACCGACGAAACCCGCCACCTCATCGGCCCCGCCGAGCTGGCCGCCATGAAGCCGAGCGCTTTCCTGATCAACACGGCGCGCGGGCCGGTGGTGGACGAGGCGGCCCTGGTCGACGCGCTCAGGTCGGGCCGCATCGCAGGCGCCGGTCTGGATGTATACGAAAACGAACCCGAGCTCACCCCCGGCCTGACGGATCTGGACAACGTCGTGCTGCTGCCCCACGTGGGCAGCGCCACCGTGGCCACGCGCCGCCGCATGGCCGCCATGGCGGTGGATAACCTGCTGGCCGGTCTCGACGGACGCGAACCGCCGAACTGGGTCAACGCGAACGACATGAAAGCCCGGCCTGCATCCGGCCAAAACACGTGA
- a CDS encoding aldehyde ferredoxin oxidoreductase family protein, whose product MDKILRINMSGSAGPEIKTEPLGPYAGLGGRAMTSTVVAKEVPPTCHALSTDNKLVIAPGLLSGSAAAMSGRISVGCKSPLTGGIKEANSGGQPSQMIARLGYAAIILEGAPKDDTLYKVVINKHGATIQADNSLKMLGNYDLVDKIKAEFGEKVSCISIGQAGEMKLSAASVAFTDMEQRPTRHAGRGGVGAVMGSKGIKVIVIDDAGTSMRTPKDPEKFKAANKEFVAGLRKHPVTGQGLPAYGTNVLTNVVNEAGAYPTRNFKTGQFEGAAKISGEAQAELENSRGGEGSATHGCHRGCVIRCSGTFYDKNGRFVSKQPEYETVWAHGGNCGIDDLDAIARIDRMDDDFGLDTIEMGATIAVAMDAGLAKFGDAEGAIRLLEEVGKGTPLGRILGSGAAVTGRVFGIERVPVVKGQSMPAYDPRAVKGMGVTYATTTMGADHTAGYAVTANLLGVGGSVDPLSPKGQIELSRNLQIATAAIDATGMCLFIAFAILDQPETFQSLIDLINGFTGANLTADDVTALGKTILKQERDFNAAAGLTKAHDRLPDYLLKEALPPHNVTFDVSDKELDEVFNF is encoded by the coding sequence ATGGACAAAATCTTACGTATCAACATGAGTGGCAGCGCCGGTCCGGAGATCAAAACCGAACCCCTCGGACCCTACGCCGGGTTGGGCGGACGCGCCATGACATCGACCGTCGTGGCCAAGGAAGTGCCCCCCACCTGCCATGCGCTCAGCACCGACAACAAACTGGTCATTGCGCCCGGCCTGCTCAGCGGATCGGCAGCGGCCATGTCGGGCAGAATCTCCGTGGGCTGCAAAAGCCCCTTGACCGGTGGCATCAAAGAGGCCAATTCGGGCGGCCAGCCATCCCAGATGATTGCCCGGTTGGGCTATGCGGCGATCATCCTCGAAGGCGCCCCCAAGGACGACACGCTCTACAAAGTGGTGATCAACAAGCACGGCGCGACCATCCAGGCGGACAACAGCCTCAAGATGCTCGGCAACTACGACCTGGTCGACAAGATCAAGGCCGAGTTCGGAGAAAAGGTAAGCTGCATCTCCATCGGCCAGGCCGGCGAGATGAAACTGAGCGCCGCTTCCGTGGCCTTTACCGACATGGAGCAGCGTCCGACACGCCATGCGGGCCGGGGCGGTGTGGGTGCGGTCATGGGATCCAAGGGAATCAAGGTCATCGTCATCGATGATGCCGGCACGTCGATGCGCACCCCCAAAGACCCAGAAAAATTCAAGGCTGCCAACAAGGAATTCGTGGCCGGTCTGCGCAAACATCCGGTCACCGGCCAGGGGCTGCCGGCCTACGGCACCAACGTGCTGACCAATGTGGTCAACGAGGCCGGCGCCTACCCGACGCGCAACTTCAAAACCGGCCAGTTCGAAGGCGCCGCCAAAATCAGCGGCGAAGCCCAGGCCGAACTGGAAAACAGCCGGGGCGGCGAGGGATCGGCCACCCACGGGTGCCATCGCGGATGTGTCATCCGGTGCTCGGGAACCTTCTACGACAAAAACGGCCGCTTCGTAAGCAAGCAGCCGGAGTACGAAACCGTATGGGCCCACGGCGGCAACTGCGGCATCGACGACCTGGACGCCATCGCCAGGATCGACCGCATGGATGACGACTTCGGCCTGGACACCATCGAAATGGGGGCCACCATCGCCGTGGCGATGGACGCGGGCCTGGCCAAATTCGGCGATGCCGAGGGGGCCATCCGACTCCTGGAAGAGGTCGGCAAAGGCACTCCTTTGGGCCGAATCCTGGGCAGCGGCGCCGCGGTCACCGGCAGGGTGTTCGGCATCGAGCGCGTGCCGGTGGTCAAAGGCCAGTCCATGCCCGCTTACGATCCCCGGGCCGTCAAAGGAATGGGTGTGACCTATGCGACGACGACCATGGGTGCGGATCATACCGCCGGTTACGCGGTGACGGCCAACCTGCTGGGCGTGGGCGGCAGCGTGGATCCTCTCAGCCCCAAGGGTCAGATCGAACTGTCCCGGAATCTGCAGATTGCGACCGCCGCCATCGATGCCACCGGCATGTGTCTGTTCATCGCGTTTGCTATTCTGGATCAGCCGGAAACCTTCCAGTCCCTGATCGACCTGATCAACGGTTTCACGGGAGCGAACCTGACGGCCGACGACGTGACCGCCCTGGGCAAAACCATCCTCAAACAGGAACGGGATTTCAACGCGGCCGCCGGTTTGACCAAGGCACACGATCGCCTGCCGGATTACTTGCTCAAAGAGGCCTTGCCGCCCCACAATGTGACCTTCGATGTGAGCGACAAGGAACTCGATGAGGTATTCAACTTTTAA
- the hisD gene encoding histidinol dehydrogenase, whose protein sequence is MINILEYPSEAAVKRLDRIVARDLAFSRKELAAVQRILETVRKEGDQALIAYTRQFDAPDFSVDQIAATPEEFAAAERKVDRKFKRALGRAIEQISEFHRKQLPRSWFDTPRPGTFLGQMVHPVDAAGVYVPGAKGGETPLVSSVLMGAIPARIAGVPRVTMVTPPTRDGAVSPHLLVAAKMAGVDAVCKAGSAWAIAALTYGTETIPKVDVIVGPGNIHVTLAKKLVAGTVQIDMIAGPSEVLVVADESANADFVAADLLAQAEHDPRASAVLLTDSKTLAVAVQKSLQRQAARLARRQIAEQALKAYGALICVPDLDSAIDLANSIAPEHFELQVKAPFDYLGRIKHAGAVFMGSFTPEPVGDYVAGPNHVLPTAGTARFSSALSVNNFLKNTSVIYYTPDAFKEEADDIMCLARIEGLEAHARSVELRLIPEK, encoded by the coding sequence GTGATTAACATATTGGAATATCCATCGGAAGCTGCCGTCAAACGGCTCGACCGCATCGTTGCCCGTGATCTGGCTTTCAGCCGCAAGGAGTTGGCGGCGGTGCAACGCATCCTGGAAACCGTACGGAAAGAGGGGGATCAGGCCCTCATCGCCTATACCCGCCAATTCGACGCCCCCGATTTCTCGGTCGACCAGATCGCTGCCACCCCGGAGGAGTTCGCGGCGGCCGAGCGCAAGGTCGATCGAAAATTCAAGCGGGCGCTCGGACGCGCCATCGAACAGATCAGCGAATTTCATCGCAAGCAACTGCCGCGCTCCTGGTTCGATACCCCGCGTCCGGGGACTTTCCTGGGGCAAATGGTCCATCCGGTGGATGCGGCCGGCGTCTATGTGCCCGGTGCGAAAGGCGGGGAGACACCGCTCGTCTCCTCGGTGCTGATGGGGGCCATTCCGGCCAGAATCGCGGGCGTCCCGCGCGTGACCATGGTCACGCCGCCCACCCGGGACGGTGCGGTCAGTCCCCATCTGCTGGTGGCCGCAAAGATGGCCGGCGTCGATGCGGTTTGCAAGGCCGGCAGCGCCTGGGCGATCGCCGCCCTGACCTATGGGACGGAAACGATTCCCAAAGTCGATGTGATCGTCGGGCCGGGCAACATTCACGTGACGTTGGCCAAAAAACTGGTGGCGGGTACCGTGCAGATCGATATGATCGCCGGGCCGAGCGAGGTGCTGGTCGTCGCAGATGAATCGGCCAACGCCGATTTCGTGGCCGCCGATCTTCTGGCCCAGGCCGAGCACGACCCCCGCGCATCGGCGGTTCTGTTGACCGACTCCAAGACGCTGGCCGTCGCGGTTCAGAAATCCCTTCAACGCCAGGCCGCCCGGTTGGCGCGCAGGCAGATTGCCGAACAGGCGCTCAAAGCTTATGGCGCGCTGATCTGCGTGCCCGATCTGGATAGCGCCATCGACCTGGCCAATAGCATCGCGCCCGAGCATTTCGAACTTCAGGTGAAGGCACCTTTCGATTATCTGGGGCGCATCAAACATGCCGGCGCCGTCTTCATGGGCAGCTTCACGCCGGAACCGGTGGGAGACTACGTGGCCGGTCCCAACCATGTGTTGCCCACCGCCGGTACGGCCCGGTTCTCTTCGGCCCTGAGCGTCAATAACTTTCTGAAAAACACGAGTGTGATTTACTACACCCCCGATGCTTTCAAAGAGGAGGCCGACGACATCATGTGCCTCGCGCGCATCGAAGGGTTGGAGGCGCACGCCCGTTCCGTCGAGCTGCGTCTGATACCGGAAAAGTAA
- a CDS encoding DUF3786 domain-containing protein, giving the protein MAGAYATIIKDNLERLFSLDLDERAAAMGARRDGDALQFMAFGAACRLTPAGITLDGQPEDGPRGIIISLYGLHATGEDSVLEPLQSFKEAPNSAPYVGAFANRTEQSLVPLVPRLGDLQETIRARLDGGDAPAAVSGDIAFVVRPLPKIALCYVCYLPDDDFPAGVTCLYSHNAHLFLPTDALADVGEYTSQAILALAKQVG; this is encoded by the coding sequence ATGGCCGGTGCTTACGCCACGATCATTAAAGACAATCTGGAACGACTCTTCTCACTCGACCTGGACGAACGGGCCGCGGCCATGGGCGCTCGACGCGACGGCGACGCCCTGCAGTTCATGGCGTTCGGCGCCGCGTGCCGCCTGACCCCGGCAGGTATCACGCTGGACGGACAACCGGAAGACGGGCCGCGGGGCATCATCATCTCCCTCTACGGGCTGCATGCCACCGGCGAGGACTCGGTTCTTGAACCCCTGCAGTCGTTCAAAGAGGCCCCCAACAGCGCGCCTTACGTGGGCGCTTTCGCCAACCGCACCGAGCAGTCCCTGGTCCCCCTGGTCCCGCGTCTGGGCGACTTGCAAGAGACGATCCGCGCCCGGCTCGACGGTGGCGACGCGCCGGCCGCAGTGAGCGGCGACATCGCCTTCGTGGTGCGGCCGTTGCCCAAAATCGCCCTGTGCTACGTCTGCTACCTGCCGGACGACGATTTTCCGGCCGGCGTCACCTGTCTCTACAGCCACAATGCGCACTTGTTCCTGCCCACCGACGCCCTGGCCGACGTGGGGGAATATACGAGCCAGGCGATTCTGGCTTTAGCGAAGCAGGTTGGATAG
- the serC gene encoding 3-phosphoserine/phosphohydroxythreonine transaminase, with amino-acid sequence MSPKRIYNFNAGPAALPLSVLEEIQRDFLDFKGSGMSITEVSHRSKWFDDVINDAVARVKRLLKLDDRYQVMFLQGGASMQFCMIPMNFLADGRSADYVNTGTWSTKAIKEAKILGKKVNVVASSEDRNFAYIPKNIQFTPDATYVHITTNNTIKGTQWAEMPDTGKVPLVADMSSDIFSRPFDASRFGLIYAGAQKNMGPAGVCLVVARDDLLKLEPANLPTMLKYSTHAEKNSMFNTPPCFSVYTVQLVLKWLEETIGGLDSMARINQQKADLLYGYIDQSGFYKGTADADSRSRMNVTFRLPSEELEKKFVAEALKNDLGGLKGHRSVGGCRASIYNPTPLKAVEALVDFMKQFEKSNG; translated from the coding sequence ATGAGTCCGAAACGCATCTACAACTTCAACGCCGGCCCGGCTGCACTCCCCTTGAGCGTACTGGAAGAGATCCAGAGAGATTTTCTCGATTTCAAGGGCTCGGGCATGTCCATCACCGAGGTCAGTCACCGGTCGAAATGGTTCGATGATGTCATCAACGACGCCGTGGCCCGGGTGAAACGCCTGCTCAAGCTGGACGACCGCTATCAGGTGATGTTTTTGCAGGGCGGGGCCAGCATGCAGTTTTGCATGATTCCGATGAACTTTCTCGCCGACGGCCGCAGCGCAGACTATGTCAACACGGGCACCTGGTCCACCAAGGCGATCAAAGAAGCCAAGATCCTGGGGAAAAAGGTCAATGTCGTGGCCAGTTCGGAAGATCGAAACTTTGCCTACATTCCCAAAAATATCCAGTTCACCCCTGATGCGACCTACGTTCACATCACCACCAACAATACCATCAAGGGAACCCAGTGGGCCGAGATGCCCGACACCGGCAAGGTTCCCCTGGTGGCCGATATGTCCTCGGACATCTTTTCGCGGCCTTTCGACGCCAGCCGTTTCGGCCTGATCTACGCCGGTGCCCAGAAGAACATGGGGCCGGCCGGCGTCTGCCTGGTGGTAGCGCGCGATGACCTGCTCAAGCTGGAACCGGCAAATTTGCCGACCATGCTCAAGTACTCCACCCATGCCGAAAAGAACTCCATGTTCAACACGCCGCCCTGCTTTTCCGTGTACACCGTTCAATTGGTCCTCAAATGGCTGGAGGAGACAATCGGCGGTCTCGACAGCATGGCCCGGATCAACCAGCAGAAAGCCGATCTGCTCTATGGCTATATCGACCAGAGCGGCTTTTATAAAGGCACCGCGGATGCGGACAGCCGCTCCCGGATGAACGTGACCTTCCGGCTGCCCAGCGAAGAGCTGGAGAAAAAATTCGTGGCCGAAGCCCTGAAAAACGACCTGGGCGGACTCAAGGGGCACCGATCGGTGGGCGGCTGCCGGGCATCGATCTACAATCCGACCCCACTGAAAGCGGTGGAAGCCCTGGTCGATTTCATGAAACAATTCGAAAAGAGCAACGGCTGA
- a CDS encoding HD domain-containing phosphohydrolase, with protein sequence MVHNTILIVDDDRVIREMLRSGIQLAGYQCFVAEGASTALDQMARHNIDVVVADIRMPEMSGIELGRLIKSRYAADVIIMTGYVDDFNYEDIVEQGASDFIQKPFRIAEFVARLKRVLSERASRQELKKALGDLKINLDKFRRAMEGIVQAMSVAVEIRDPYTAGHQQRVADLACAVAAEMGMTEDDVYGLRMASVIHDLGKIAVPAGILAKPGRLSDLEYELIKNHVKAGYDILRQIEFPWPLADIILQHHERIDGSGYPQGLQGSDILLPARILAVADVFETIASHRPYRPSLGLQHAIDELQKNSGKLYDSEVVASLLKLVEEGRFSELVQS encoded by the coding sequence ATGGTCCATAACACCATTCTGATCGTCGATGACGATCGGGTCATCCGTGAGATGCTGCGAAGCGGAATTCAGTTGGCCGGCTACCAATGCTTCGTCGCCGAGGGGGCGAGTACTGCGCTCGATCAAATGGCCCGGCACAACATCGATGTCGTCGTCGCCGATATCCGCATGCCCGAGATGAGCGGCATCGAACTGGGCCGGCTGATCAAGTCCAGATATGCCGCCGACGTGATCATCATGACCGGCTATGTCGATGACTTCAACTACGAAGACATCGTCGAACAGGGTGCCAGCGACTTCATCCAGAAACCCTTCCGCATCGCCGAGTTCGTGGCGCGGCTCAAACGCGTGCTCTCCGAAAGGGCATCCCGGCAGGAGCTTAAAAAGGCGCTCGGCGACCTCAAGATCAACCTGGATAAGTTCAGGCGCGCCATGGAGGGCATCGTTCAGGCCATGTCCGTGGCCGTGGAAATCCGCGACCCCTATACGGCCGGCCATCAGCAGCGGGTGGCGGATTTGGCCTGCGCCGTCGCGGCCGAGATGGGCATGACGGAAGACGATGTCTACGGGCTTCGAATGGCCAGCGTGATACACGATCTTGGAAAGATCGCTGTTCCGGCGGGGATCCTGGCCAAACCGGGACGACTGTCCGACCTGGAATACGAATTGATCAAAAACCACGTCAAGGCCGGTTACGACATTCTCAGGCAGATCGAGTTTCCCTGGCCCTTGGCCGATATCATCCTGCAGCATCACGAGCGGATCGATGGCAGCGGTTATCCCCAGGGCTTGCAAGGGTCAGATATCCTGCTGCCGGCGCGCATTCTGGCCGTGGCGGATGTATTCGAGACCATTGCTTCCCACCGTCCCTACCGCCCGTCGCTGGGCCTGCAGCACGCCATCGACGAGCTTCAGAAAAACAGCGGAAAACTCTACGATTCCGAGGTGGTGGCGAGCCTTCTCAAGCTGGTCGAAGAAGGTCGCTTTTCCGAGTTGGTGCAATCATGA
- the tkt gene encoding transketolase, with translation MDSPKTDQDHILSQCCVNTIRTLAMDAIQKANSGHPGAPMGLAPLGYVLWTRVMQHNPKNPDWPNRDRFVLSGGHASMLLYSLLYLTGYDVTLDDLKAFRQWGSKTPGHPEYGHTPGVETTTGPLGQGLANAVGMAMAERHLAARYNRPEYAIVDHYTYAVCGDGDLMEGVASEAASLAGHLGLGRLICIYDDNDISIEGHTDIAFTEDVAKRFEAYHWQVLQVADGNDLAAIEQALNAAKAETGRPSLIVLKTHIAYGSPNKQDSADAHGAPLGEEEVCLAKGFLGCDKDQHFCVPQNVLDHYRLAVERGREAEAAWQTRYDAFRREHPQAADEWVNAITGFLPRGWDEDLLTFRPEDGSVATRAASGKALNALAKRIPTLMGGSADLAPSNKTFLEGLPVFQKGAYEGRNIRFGVREHAMGAIMSGLFLHGGIRPYGGTFLVFADYLRPALRVAALMKLPVIYVMTHDSVAVGEDGPTHQPVEQIASLRAMPDVLVLRPCDANETVDAWIQAVRTNNRPVVLALSRQKLPVLDRKQTGGRLSRGGYVLSDCDGTPDILLIATGAEVHQALAAQKLLAEKKIAARVVNMPSWELFEKNSDAYKQEVLPPQVTARLAVEAGVPMGWERYVGSAGRVVGMNGFGASAPGGTVLKNFGFTAENVAAQAEEMLKNL, from the coding sequence ATGGATAGCCCCAAGACGGATCAGGACCATATCCTTTCGCAATGTTGTGTCAACACCATTCGGACCCTGGCCATGGATGCCATTCAAAAGGCCAACTCGGGTCACCCCGGCGCCCCCATGGGGCTGGCCCCCCTCGGTTACGTGCTGTGGACCCGAGTGATGCAACACAACCCCAAAAATCCGGATTGGCCCAACCGGGATCGGTTCGTTCTCTCGGGCGGCCATGCCTCCATGCTGCTCTACAGCCTGCTCTACCTGACCGGCTATGACGTGACCCTGGACGACCTGAAAGCCTTCCGGCAGTGGGGCAGCAAGACGCCCGGCCATCCCGAGTACGGCCACACGCCCGGTGTGGAAACCACTACCGGACCGCTGGGCCAGGGTCTGGCCAATGCCGTGGGCATGGCCATGGCCGAACGCCATCTGGCGGCGCGCTACAACCGGCCGGAATATGCCATCGTGGACCACTATACCTACGCCGTGTGTGGCGATGGCGACCTGATGGAGGGCGTGGCCTCCGAGGCGGCCTCGCTGGCCGGCCATCTGGGCCTGGGCCGACTGATCTGCATTTACGACGACAACGACATCTCCATCGAAGGGCATACTGATATCGCCTTTACCGAAGATGTCGCCAAGCGCTTCGAGGCGTACCACTGGCAGGTGCTCCAGGTGGCCGACGGCAACGACCTGGCGGCCATCGAGCAGGCCTTGAACGCGGCCAAGGCCGAAACCGGGCGTCCTTCGCTGATCGTTTTAAAAACCCACATCGCCTACGGCAGCCCCAACAAACAGGATTCGGCCGATGCCCACGGCGCCCCCCTCGGCGAAGAAGAGGTCTGCCTGGCCAAGGGTTTTCTGGGATGCGACAAAGACCAGCATTTTTGCGTGCCGCAAAATGTATTGGATCACTACCGTCTGGCCGTGGAACGCGGGCGGGAGGCAGAGGCCGCATGGCAGACCCGTTATGACGCTTTCAGGCGCGAACATCCCCAGGCGGCCGACGAGTGGGTCAATGCCATTACCGGATTTTTGCCGAGGGGTTGGGATGAGGATCTGTTGACTTTCCGGCCGGAAGACGGTTCGGTGGCCACGCGGGCCGCCTCGGGCAAAGCGCTCAATGCCCTGGCCAAACGCATTCCCACCCTGATGGGCGGATCGGCGGACCTGGCCCCATCCAACAAGACCTTTCTCGAAGGGCTGCCGGTGTTCCAGAAGGGCGCCTACGAGGGACGCAACATCCGTTTCGGCGTGCGCGAGCATGCCATGGGCGCGATCATGTCCGGTCTTTTCCTGCACGGCGGAATCCGTCCGTACGGCGGCACCTTCCTGGTCTTTGCCGACTACCTGCGGCCGGCCCTGCGTGTGGCCGCCCTGATGAAGCTGCCGGTGATCTATGTGATGACCCATGATTCGGTGGCCGTGGGTGAAGACGGTCCCACCCATCAACCGGTGGAACAGATCGCTTCGCTGCGGGCCATGCCCGACGTTCTGGTCCTGCGGCCGTGCGATGCCAATGAGACCGTGGACGCCTGGATCCAGGCCGTGCGCACCAACAACAGGCCGGTGGTCCTGGCCCTGAGCCGCCAGAAGCTGCCGGTGCTCGACCGCAAACAGACCGGCGGACGCCTGTCCCGCGGCGGGTACGTCCTGTCGGATTGCGACGGCACCCCCGACATCCTGCTCATCGCCACCGGCGCCGAAGTCCACCAGGCATTGGCCGCCCAGAAGCTGCTGGCCGAAAAGAAGATCGCCGCCCGGGTGGTGAACATGCCCAGCTGGGAATTGTTCGAAAAGAACAGCGACGCCTATAAGCAGGAAGTACTGCCGCCCCAGGTCACCGCCCGCCTGGCCGTGGAGGCCGGTGTGCCCATGGGGTGGGAGCGTTACGTGGGCAGCGCCGGCAGGGTCGTCGGCATGAACGGCTTCGGTGCATCCGCACCGGGCGGAACGGTGCTGAAGAACTTCGGCTTCACCGCCGAAAATGTGGCCGCCCAGGCCGAAGAGATGTTAAAAAATCTTTAG